From Mus pahari chromosome 20, PAHARI_EIJ_v1.1, whole genome shotgun sequence, the proteins below share one genomic window:
- the N4bp1 gene encoding NEDD4-binding protein 1 translates to MAARVVLDEFTAPAEKAALLERSRGRIEALFGVGLAVLGALGAEEPLPARIWLQLRGAQEAVHSAKEYIKGVCEPELEEKECYPKAMHCIFVGAQSLFLKSLIQDTCADLCVLDTGLLGIRGSAEAVVMARSHIQQFVKLFESNENLPSNQRESEIKREFRQFVEAHADSYTMDLLILPTSLKKELLSLTQGEENQFETGDDDVITVGDVRPPEYTQSAATGPSIARDEVVVQEDSRNKARTPVSELTKQMDTVFSSSPDVLFVPANGLSPDEDALSKDRVCHKRRSSDAEERHTKKQFSLENVPEGELLPDGKGSAGNEVIDLSDPASNSTNLSPDGKDTTEEMEYNILVNFFKTMGYSQEIVEKVIREYGPSTEPLLLLEEIEKENKRLQEDREFPPCTAYPEASQSRSAGAGSTTNELTADSTPKKAQSHTEQSMVERFSKLPFKDSKHCTSNCKVNSFRTVPVGQKHEIWGSKQNSSCTVDLETDGLSASASPASPKDISFVSRGASGHQQRNPAFPENGFQQQAEPLLPNNTKPACEKRSGCCSSPQPKPNYPPLSPPLPLPQLPPSVTEPRLGGSSDHIDSSVTGVQRFRDTLKTPYKLELKNEPGRADLKHIVIDGSNVAITHGLKKFFSCRGIAIAVEYFWKLGNRNITVFVPQWRTRRDPNITEQHFLTQLQELGILSLTPARMVFGERIASHDDRFLLHLADKTGGIIVTNDNFREFVTESVSWREIITKRLLQYTFVGDIFMVPDDPLGRNGPRLEEFLRKEAFLRHMQPLLNALPSVGTFDPGFRSPSTQVANTSHQPPPRIQASSSPWLPQQSHFTPLATLPSMQQNLPMPAQRSSAETNELREALLKIFPDSEQKLKIDQILVAHPYMKDLNALSALVLD, encoded by the exons GAGTATATCAAGGGGGTCTGTGAGCCAGAGCTGGAGGAGAAAGAGTGCTACCCCAAGGCCATGCACTGCATTTTTGTTGGGGCCCAGAGCCTCTTTTTGAAGAGCTTAATTCAGGACACTTGTGCTGACCTCTGTGTTTTAGATACTGGGCTTCTTGGCATCCGAGGAAGTGCTGAAGCTGTGGTCATGGCCAGGAGTCACATTCAGCAGTTTGTGAAGCTCTTTGAGAGCAACGAGAACCTCCCCAGTAATCAGAGAGAGTCGGAAATCAAACGGGAATTCCGACAGTTTGTTGAAGCCCATGCAGACAGTTACACAATGGACCTGTTGATTCTGCCTACTTCCTTGAAGAAGGAACTACTGAGTCTCACACAAGGGGAAGAGAATCAGTTTGAAACAGGAGATGATGATGTCATTACAGTTGGAGACGTACGGCCACCAGAGTACACACAGAGTGCTGCCACAGGACCGAGTATTGCTAGAGATGAAGTTGTTGTACAGGAAGATTCTAGAAATAAAGCTAGGACCCCTGTTTCTGAGCTTACAAAACAAATGGACACAGTCTTTTCTAGTTCACCAGATGTGCTCTTTGTGCCGGCGAATGGCCTAAGTCCAGATGAAGATGCTCTTTCCAAGGACAGGGTTTGTCACAAGAGGAGATCTTCTGATGCGGAAGAAAGGCATACCAAGAAGCAGTTTTCCTTAGAGAATGTTCCAGAAGGGGAGCTTTTGCCAGATGGTAAGGGGTCAGCTGGAAATGAAGTTATCGACCTGTCTGATCCTGCTTCAAACTCTACAAATCTAAGCCCCGATGGAAAAGACACTACAGAGGAAATGGAATACAATATCCTTGTTAACTTCTTTAAAACCATGGGCTATTCCCAAGAGATTGTTGAAAAGGTCATTAGGGAGTATGGGCCTTCTACAGAACCGTTATTGCTCTTAgaggaaattgaaaaagaaaataaaaggctcCAGGAAGACCGAGAGTTTCCACCTTGCACTGCGTATCCAGAGGCCAGTCAGAGCAGAAGTGCAGGGGCTGGGAGCACCACAAATGAGCTCACAGCAGACTCCACACCGAAGAAagcccagagtcacacagagcAAAGTATGGTGGAGAGATTCTCAAAGTTACCGTTCAAAGACTCTAAACACTGTACCTCAAATTGCAAAGTTAATTCTTTCAGAACAGTGCCAGTAGGACAGAAACATGAAATCTGGGGTTCAAAGCAGAACTCAAGTTGTACTGTCGACCTGGAAACTGATGGCCTCTCGGCCTCTGCCAGCCCTGCCAGCCCTAAAGACATCAGTTTTGTTTCAAGGGGAGCTTCAGGGCACCAACAGAGAAACCCAGCTTTTCCTGAAAATGGTTTTCAACAGCAAGCAGAACCTTTGCTTCCAAATAATACAAAGCCTGCCTGTGAAAAGCGTTCTGGCTGCTGTAGCTCTCCTCAGCCTAAGCCAAATTATCCCCCACTTTCTCCACCACTGCCGCTGCCCCAGCTGCCACCTTCAGTTACTGAGCCTCGATTGGGAGGGTCCTCTGATCATATTGATTCCTCAGTTACTGGGGTTCAAAGATTTCGAGATACCTTAAAAACACCATACAAGCTGGAATTAAAAAACGAGCCAGGAAGAGCAGATTTGAAGCATATTGTTATAGATGGAAGTAATGTTGCAATTAC CCATGGTCTGAAAAAGTTCTTTAGTTGCCGTGGAATAGCAATTGCAGTTGAGTATTTTTGGAAGCTCGGCAACAGGAACATCACTGTGTTTGTCCCGCAGTGGAGAACAAGACGGGATCCTAATATCACAG AACAGCACTTCTTAACCCAGCTCCAGGAGCTTGGAATATTATCTTTAACTCCTGCCCGGATGGTCTTTGGAGAAAGAATTGCTTCTCATGATGACAG GTTTCTACTGCACTTAGCGGACAAGACTGGAGGCATAATTGTAACAAATGATAACTTCAGAGAGTTTGTGACTGAGTCGGTGTCCTGGAGAGAAATTATTACAAAAAG ACTGCTTCAGTACACATTCGTGGGGGACATATTTATGGTTCCTGATGACCCTCTGGGAAGAAACGGACCTCGGCTAGAAGAATTTCTTCGAAAGGAGGCCTTTCTTAG ACACATGCAGCCGCTACTCAATGCCCTGCCAAGTGTGGGCACATTTGACCCTGGCTTCcggagtcccagcacccaggtagcCAACACCAGCCACCAGCCTCCACCCCGGATCCAGGCCTCTTCAAGCCCTTGGCTTCCCCAGCAGTCCCACTTCACACCCCTGGCCACCCTTCCCAGTATGCAGCAGAACCTTCCTATGCCAGCACAGAGATCTTCTGCGGAGACCAACGAGCTGAGGGAGGCACTGCTGAAGATCTTCCCTGACTCTGAGCAAAAACTGAAGATCGACCAGATCCTGGTAGCTCATCCATACATGAAAGACCTGAATGCCCTGTCTGCCCTGGTGTTGGACTGA